The Peptacetobacter hiranonis DNA window ATGTATTCATAGCTACTAGAACTCCTGTATTAGCAACCCGATATATTTTTTCAGATAAAGCATTTAAAAACGCTCCAAATATTGTAAATATCGCTATTGCAAGTATACTTGCTGCTATTTTTATTTTTTCATATCCATATCTAAAGAACAGCGGCATAGTTATAGATAAAACGATTAAATTTATATTCATGGCAAATACAAAATCATAAAATACAGTTCTTCTAAACATGGATATAGATAATATATCGTGTATAAATAATGTAAGTATCGTAATTACAATAGATGTAGCTGCTCCTATAAGATATCTTGAGTATACAATATCATCCAAATCTATAGGTATACTTCTTATAAATTTATCTGAATTATTATCGTAATCAGATGAAAATACACCTATCATTATTAAATATGTTATTATAACTGGTGTTGCATAGTATGAGATATCATTACAAAATAGATACATTAAGATAAATATAAGTATATATTT harbors:
- a CDS encoding ABC-2 transporter permease, with protein sequence MLNLIKKDLIVCVKSERFNVIKYILIFILMYLFCNDISYYATPVIITYLIMIGVFSSDYDNNSDKFIRSIPIDLDDIVYSRYLIGAATSIVITILTLFIHDILSISMFRRTVFYDFVFAMNINLIVLSITMPLFFRYGYEKIKIAASILAIAIFTIFGAFLNALSEKIYRVANTGVLVAMNTSRYETIHAFNQIFRGIVSKINVDSINIVTVGVACIIIFIISMGVSLKAMKKNRYIK